In a single window of the Candidatus Zixiibacteriota bacterium genome:
- a CDS encoding c-type cytochrome, whose protein sequence is MKRAAKKLMIVVFGVVIPLFSSPAGLFRPPAVFPQDPLAGSRVFGAKGCSGCHAVNGVGGKSAPDLGRVPGARSFYDLATAMWNHIPEMSAQLRKKGRTPPQLSPREAGDLIAFLAAVDYFDPAGDPGVGKRVFAEKRCVVCHQIERVGGVFGPSLDSVVQFGPIFFAATMWNHGPAMAEAMRSRGITRPVFTGRELRDLAAYIKSVSRARGDQPIRVLPGTAAEGERLFAARGCVDCHGIKGTGGPVGPPLAGQNRYASLFDFAAAMWNKGPVMEREMKRRSVAVPALQANELADIVGFLYSVDYFAGRGDPRRGEEVISAKGCLLCHSVRGKGARTAPDFARIRGLEQPANVVSAMWNHGAAMAQKTREQQLAWPILKGDEMAQIVAFLASVGSGRR, encoded by the coding sequence ATGAAACGCGCCGCAAAGAAACTCATGATCGTCGTCTTCGGGGTCGTGATCCCGCTGTTTTCGTCTCCAGCGGGGTTGTTCCGTCCGCCGGCGGTTTTCCCCCAGGATCCGCTTGCCGGCTCCCGCGTATTCGGGGCCAAAGGGTGCTCGGGCTGTCATGCCGTGAACGGGGTCGGCGGCAAATCGGCCCCTGATTTGGGCCGCGTCCCGGGAGCGCGGAGTTTCTACGATCTTGCCACCGCCATGTGGAACCACATCCCCGAAATGTCGGCCCAATTGCGCAAAAAGGGCAGGACCCCGCCCCAGTTGAGCCCGCGTGAGGCAGGCGATTTGATCGCGTTTCTCGCCGCGGTCGATTACTTTGATCCGGCCGGAGATCCCGGGGTCGGGAAAAGGGTTTTCGCCGAAAAGCGATGCGTGGTCTGTCACCAAATCGAGCGGGTCGGCGGCGTGTTCGGACCGAGTCTCGATTCGGTGGTCCAGTTCGGGCCGATTTTTTTCGCTGCCACGATGTGGAACCACGGGCCGGCCATGGCCGAAGCGATGCGGTCGCGTGGAATCACGAGGCCCGTTTTCACCGGCCGGGAACTGCGGGATCTGGCCGCCTACATCAAATCGGTCTCGCGTGCGCGCGGCGACCAGCCGATCCGCGTGCTCCCGGGCACGGCGGCCGAGGGCGAGAGATTATTTGCCGCTCGCGGGTGTGTGGATTGCCACGGAATCAAAGGCACCGGGGGGCCGGTCGGGCCGCCGCTCGCAGGCCAAAACCGATATGCAAGCTTGTTTGATTTCGCGGCGGCCATGTGGAACAAGGGCCCTGTCATGGAGCGCGAGATGAAAAGACGGAGCGTGGCGGTTCCGGCGCTTCAGGCCAACGAGCTGGCGGACATCGTGGGTTTCTTGTACTCCGTGGATTACTTCGCAGGGCGTGGCGACCCGCGCCGCGGCGAAGAGGTCATCAGCGCGAAAGGGTGCTTGCTCTGCCACTCCGTTCGAGGAAAAGGCGCTCGCACGGCTCCTGATTTCGCCAGGATTCGAGGCCTGGAGCAACCAGCCAACGTGGTTTCGGCCATGTGGAACCACGGCGCAGCCATGGCGCAGAAGACCCGCGAGCAGCAGCTGGCCTGGCCGATCTTGAAAGGCGACGAAATGGCGCAGATCGTTGCTTTTCTCGCATCCGTGGGGAGCGGCCGGCGATGA
- a CDS encoding 4Fe-4S dicluster domain-containing protein, with protein MALWGMVIDLDRCTGCQACVMACKAENNIPAVGMKEAHKERVISWMQVLTETGEDQHGAKMRFIPRPCLQCDDPPCTKVCPVYATYRNPEGIVAQIYARCIGCRFCMAACPYNAKYFNWHTYQKEAPGQNPDVSLREKGVVEKCTFCHHRLQRARERASAEKREFDPAEYVPACAEACPAQAIVFGDLSDPASEVAKLAHSPRAFRLLEELGTKPKVFYLTEGEAGG; from the coding sequence GTGGCGCTGTGGGGCATGGTCATCGATTTGGACCGTTGCACCGGATGCCAGGCCTGCGTTATGGCGTGCAAAGCGGAAAACAATATTCCGGCCGTCGGCATGAAAGAAGCGCACAAGGAGCGCGTCATCAGTTGGATGCAGGTGCTTACCGAGACCGGCGAGGACCAGCACGGCGCGAAAATGCGATTTATTCCACGTCCCTGTCTCCAGTGCGATGACCCGCCCTGCACCAAAGTCTGTCCGGTTTACGCGACTTACCGCAACCCCGAAGGGATCGTCGCCCAGATCTATGCTCGCTGCATCGGTTGCCGCTTTTGTATGGCGGCCTGTCCCTATAACGCCAAGTACTTCAACTGGCACACGTACCAAAAAGAGGCACCCGGCCAGAACCCCGATGTGTCGTTGCGCGAAAAGGGGGTTGTCGAGAAGTGCACGTTCTGCCATCACCGCTTGCAGCGTGCACGCGAGCGGGCCTCAGCGGAAAAACGCGAATTCGATCCGGCGGAGTATGTTCCCGCCTGTGCCGAGGCGTGCCCCGCGCAGGCCATCGTTTTCGGGGATCTTTCCGATCCGGCGAGCGAAGTCGCGAAACTCGCGCACAGCCCGCGCGCCTTCAGGCTGCTCGAAGAGCTCGGGACGAAACCCAAGGTCTTTTATCTGACGGAGGGAGAAGCCGGTGGCTGA
- a CDS encoding c-type cytochrome translates to MNVKAALIALALAGAFAKPLHAEVASPVLPGNPLEGSRLFAEKGCLRCHAINGVGGVGGPDLGQGILKRSLLDIAGVMWNHSPGMAHLLAERRAARPLFKPPEMASLLSFLYYIGSLDPPGDAAAGERVFREKSCRTCHSLGGKGGRYGPRLDGYARYASPIYLTVGLWNHGKAMAGIMQALGIPRPTFEKNDIVDLFAYIRSVGGSVERVYLQPGSPQRGEKLFSEKRCIQCHSVDGQGGRIGPNLRGRLKGSLMRIAGAMWNHGPGMWKKMAERGIQVPSLTADEMSDLVSYLYFVQFVDAPGTAARGRVVFQEKKCANCHGSADRKRARAAVDLAKAETLATPLAVVTEMWNHASTMERKMLEEAVEWPVFRGREMADLIAYLLSLRATP, encoded by the coding sequence GTGAACGTTAAGGCGGCCTTGATCGCCCTGGCGCTGGCGGGCGCTTTTGCCAAGCCCCTCCATGCCGAAGTCGCTTCGCCGGTCCTGCCGGGCAACCCGCTGGAGGGAAGCCGGCTCTTTGCCGAGAAGGGGTGCCTGCGCTGCCACGCGATCAACGGAGTCGGGGGGGTTGGCGGACCGGATTTGGGCCAGGGAATCCTGAAGCGTTCGCTCCTGGATATAGCCGGGGTGATGTGGAATCATTCGCCGGGGATGGCTCATCTGCTGGCGGAACGGCGCGCGGCGCGACCGCTTTTCAAACCGCCGGAGATGGCGAGCCTGCTGTCCTTTCTGTATTACATCGGCTCCCTGGATCCTCCCGGAGATGCGGCCGCAGGCGAGCGTGTTTTCCGAGAGAAATCCTGCCGAACCTGCCATTCGCTGGGCGGCAAGGGCGGGCGGTATGGCCCCAGGCTCGACGGTTATGCGCGGTACGCGTCTCCGATTTACCTGACGGTCGGGCTCTGGAACCACGGGAAAGCAATGGCGGGGATCATGCAGGCATTGGGAATCCCGCGCCCGACTTTCGAAAAGAACGATATCGTCGATCTTTTCGCCTATATACGAAGCGTCGGCGGCAGCGTGGAACGCGTCTATCTGCAACCGGGAAGCCCGCAGCGGGGCGAAAAGCTCTTTTCGGAGAAGCGATGTATCCAGTGCCATTCCGTCGACGGCCAGGGGGGGCGGATCGGGCCGAATCTGAGAGGGAGGCTCAAGGGGAGCCTGATGCGAATCGCCGGCGCGATGTGGAACCACGGCCCGGGGATGTGGAAAAAGATGGCCGAGCGCGGAATCCAAGTGCCGTCGCTCACAGCCGACGAGATGTCCGATCTCGTCAGCTATCTGTACTTCGTTCAGTTCGTCGATGCGCCCGGCACGGCGGCCAGGGGTCGCGTGGTTTTCCAGGAAAAAAAATGCGCCAATTGCCACGGGTCGGCGGACCGGAAACGAGCGCGAGCCGCCGTGGATCTCGCGAAGGCCGAGACGCTCGCCACTCCCCTGGCGGTGGTTACGGAAATGTGGAATCATGCGAGCACCATGGAGCGGAAGATGCTGGAGGAAGCCGTCGAATGGCCGGTCTTTAGAGGACGCGAGATGGCGGATCTGATTGCCTACTTGCTCTCTCTTCGGGCCACCCCGTGA
- the nrfD gene encoding NrfD/PsrC family molybdoenzyme membrane anchor subunit, whose protein sequence is MADAGDPHEEILLAPIERTGPGFYWAVALLGVLIAWGAVAYWAQFTSGLGVTGLHQPVGWGFYVTNFVFFIGISHAGTLISAILRLSKAEWRRPITRMAEVITCMVIFIGAGQILVDLGRPDRIMNVIRHGRYQSPLLWDATSISAYLTASLTYLYLPMIPDIAILRDRLGKRKLLYSVLALGWTGTEHQQRVLNRAIAVMAVLVIPIAVSVHSVVSFVFSMTLQPSWHSTIFGPYFVVGAIFSGIAGLIVTMIIFRRAYRLHYYLKPIHFRYLGQLLLIMALLWFYFTFAEYLTGYYGAEPEELKVFWAKFSGPFWPFFWTMVLCNFAIPLLCLVNLKRHTVGKVLVASLSVLLGMWLERFIIVVPTLSLPRLPFPEGIYWPTWVEWGETAGSFGLFALFYLLFTKFFPIVSIWEIREGREMALREVEERIASYLPGGAEGES, encoded by the coding sequence GTGGCTGACGCGGGCGATCCCCACGAGGAAATTCTTCTCGCCCCGATCGAACGAACCGGGCCGGGCTTCTACTGGGCGGTCGCCCTGCTCGGCGTCCTGATTGCCTGGGGAGCGGTCGCTTACTGGGCTCAGTTCACGAGCGGTCTGGGGGTGACGGGTCTCCACCAACCTGTCGGCTGGGGCTTTTACGTCACCAACTTCGTCTTCTTTATCGGCATCAGCCACGCCGGCACGCTCATCTCCGCCATCCTCCGACTCTCCAAGGCCGAATGGAGGAGGCCGATCACTCGCATGGCCGAGGTGATCACCTGCATGGTGATTTTCATCGGAGCCGGCCAGATCCTGGTGGACTTGGGGCGGCCCGACCGGATCATGAACGTGATTCGCCATGGGCGCTATCAGTCGCCCCTCCTGTGGGACGCCACGAGCATCAGCGCGTACCTGACGGCGAGCCTGACTTACCTCTACCTGCCGATGATTCCGGACATCGCCATTTTGCGAGACCGGCTCGGAAAACGGAAGCTGCTTTACAGCGTTCTAGCGCTGGGGTGGACAGGAACGGAACATCAGCAGCGGGTTCTCAACCGCGCCATCGCCGTCATGGCGGTGCTGGTGATTCCGATCGCCGTCTCGGTTCACTCGGTGGTATCTTTCGTCTTTTCGATGACGCTGCAACCGTCGTGGCACTCGACGATTTTCGGGCCGTATTTCGTCGTCGGCGCCATTTTTTCGGGCATCGCCGGGCTGATCGTCACGATGATTATTTTTCGCAGAGCCTACCGGCTCCACTACTACCTCAAACCGATCCACTTCCGGTATCTGGGGCAGCTCCTGCTGATCATGGCGCTTCTCTGGTTTTATTTCACGTTCGCCGAATATCTCACGGGCTACTATGGAGCGGAGCCGGAGGAGCTGAAGGTGTTTTGGGCCAAGTTCAGCGGACCGTTCTGGCCGTTCTTCTGGACCATGGTGCTGTGCAATTTCGCGATTCCACTTCTCTGCCTGGTCAATCTCAAGCGGCACACCGTGGGAAAGGTACTGGTCGCTTCCCTCTCCGTGCTCTTGGGCATGTGGCTGGAACGCTTCATCATTGTTGTCCCGACGTTGTCCCTGCCCCGCCTGCCGTTCCCCGAAGGCATTTACTGGCCTACCTGGGTCGAGTGGGGTGAAACCGCGGGCAGTTTCGGTTTGTTCGCGCTTTTCTACCTTCTTTTCACGAAGTTTTTCCCGATCGTCTCGATCTGGGAGATTCGCGAAGGCCGCGAGATGGCGCTCAGGGAAGTCGAAGAAAGGATCGCGAGCTACCTTCCCGGAGGAGCCGAAGGAGAATCCTGA